Proteins from a genomic interval of Salinivibrio kushneri:
- a CDS encoding flagellar protein FlaG → MPHSVHSDGTKVARDVRVGKVRPDPVSQHQQAERREARESMQQRRVEQSQRIEENRQLQRQQLEKLVERLDEFMSDFNKGLAFRLDEDTGRSVITVYEMNSGDIIRQIPEQEMLELAKQLSQHARGLVTEKV, encoded by the coding sequence CTGCCGCACTCAGTACACTCTGATGGCACAAAGGTTGCTAGAGATGTAAGAGTTGGAAAAGTACGCCCAGATCCGGTCAGCCAGCATCAGCAGGCAGAACGTCGTGAGGCGAGAGAATCGATGCAACAACGCCGTGTAGAGCAGTCACAGCGCATTGAGGAAAATCGTCAACTACAACGACAACAACTGGAGAAGTTGGTAGAGCGGCTCGATGAGTTTATGTCCGACTTTAACAAAGGGCTCGCATTTCGTTTGGATGAAGACACAGGGCGCAGTGTGATCACCGTTTATGAAATGAACAGTGGTGACATCATCCGTCAGATCCCAGAGCAGGAAATGTTAGAGCTTGCTAAGCAATTGTCGCAACACGCGCGAGGGCTTGTCACAGAAAAGGTATAA
- a CDS encoding tetratricopeptide repeat protein, with the protein MTQDNDGHTNMTLDDAFQLGIRLYQEGKKPDARQVFEQILSHAPDTVQVRQVLAVLDAEAGQYVQAMAHLDHALEHAPDDLSLLFDKAQLLTQQGHNHAAMEIVEALFAAAPTNQDILNLREQLTAKLGLQGESRRTHALRDELHQLKNQGLADEINKTLSVAADLVADGHSDQAEQLYQTILTLEPDYPPALMALAQQALDQKAFGKAQQLLLRGSDKAQAHPIWQLLLIRAEAGLGEYASARQRCLTTYKQTQDTAFMRQLLVVYLNEANWLEASKLAKQCLRDEPERGELHYAYARATFELLKQHHQFTQDKLTDCYQIHEKALNHVKDKQANTLQAQLGELDWYMGNIDQAQQRLETLLASQPDDHALRFNLAFVYRTQMAWEKFYQANEAGIECGRRLKYHGNLPRWDLSRPETDAVLIMPEQGVGDELAYLHNVAMVVERARQVYVGCDPRLEPVLRQAFPSTEIVPISRTDGKDIFVPEHVLADIDSWIAGGSLAGLCYHHFGRHLYQQTYIVPDVAADAPWIAPLAELHQQGPVFGVCWRSGLAAATRNIHYLVADELAGWIKTMRQLCPDAQFVNLQYGECDKELSKIKKKTGVEIVTLPGLDLKNDFMGTAHAIKQLSGVFTAGTAVHRLTVAVGTPCYVFFAGHQNSDMQTPDAMPGYAEYAFSYPPMLKDKQPLLDAMARRIVSDLCPKG; encoded by the coding sequence ATGACGCAAGACAATGACGGCCACACCAATATGACGCTGGATGACGCCTTTCAGCTCGGGATTCGTCTTTACCAAGAAGGGAAGAAACCCGATGCGCGGCAAGTATTCGAGCAAATACTGAGCCATGCCCCCGATACGGTTCAAGTGCGGCAAGTGCTGGCCGTACTGGATGCGGAAGCGGGACAATACGTGCAAGCAATGGCTCACCTTGACCACGCGCTTGAGCATGCCCCTGACGATCTGTCTTTGTTGTTCGATAAGGCACAGTTATTGACGCAACAAGGGCATAACCACGCGGCCATGGAAATCGTTGAAGCACTGTTTGCCGCCGCCCCCACCAACCAAGACATCCTTAATTTGCGTGAGCAGTTGACGGCCAAACTCGGCCTACAAGGAGAAAGTCGTCGAACGCACGCTTTGCGTGACGAGCTCCACCAGCTGAAGAACCAAGGGCTAGCGGATGAAATTAACAAAACCTTGTCAGTGGCAGCTGATTTGGTCGCTGATGGACACAGTGACCAAGCCGAACAGCTTTATCAAACCATACTCACCCTGGAGCCTGATTATCCACCTGCGCTAATGGCATTGGCACAGCAAGCATTGGATCAGAAAGCGTTCGGTAAAGCACAACAATTGCTACTACGTGGCAGTGACAAAGCACAGGCTCATCCAATTTGGCAACTGTTACTCATCCGTGCAGAAGCCGGGCTGGGTGAGTATGCTAGCGCGCGCCAGCGCTGCTTAACGACCTATAAGCAAACACAAGACACGGCATTTATGCGTCAACTCCTGGTGGTTTATCTCAATGAAGCAAACTGGTTAGAAGCAAGCAAACTGGCCAAACAATGTTTGCGTGATGAGCCTGAGCGCGGTGAGTTACATTATGCTTATGCCCGTGCGACCTTCGAACTGCTCAAGCAGCACCATCAATTTACCCAAGATAAATTAACCGATTGCTACCAGATCCACGAGAAGGCGCTCAATCATGTCAAAGATAAACAAGCCAATACACTACAAGCACAATTGGGCGAGCTTGACTGGTATATGGGCAATATTGACCAAGCTCAGCAGCGCCTCGAGACCCTGCTAGCTTCTCAGCCTGACGATCACGCACTGCGATTCAACCTGGCGTTTGTCTATCGCACGCAAATGGCATGGGAGAAATTCTATCAAGCCAATGAGGCGGGGATTGAGTGCGGTCGCCGCCTCAAATATCACGGTAACTTACCCCGTTGGGACTTGTCTCGGCCTGAGACGGATGCCGTGCTTATCATGCCCGAGCAGGGGGTCGGCGATGAACTGGCTTATTTACACAACGTCGCCATGGTGGTTGAGCGCGCCCGTCAAGTCTATGTCGGCTGTGATCCTCGCTTGGAGCCGGTGTTGCGTCAGGCTTTTCCCAGCACGGAGATTGTGCCCATTTCTCGCACTGACGGAAAAGATATTTTTGTGCCAGAACATGTCCTAGCCGATATTGATAGTTGGATTGCCGGAGGGTCGCTAGCGGGCCTGTGCTACCACCACTTTGGGCGTCACCTCTATCAACAAACCTATATTGTCCCGGATGTCGCCGCCGATGCGCCTTGGATCGCCCCGTTAGCCGAGTTACATCAACAAGGGCCTGTGTTTGGTGTGTGTTGGCGAAGTGGCCTCGCCGCCGCCACGCGTAACATTCACTATTTGGTGGCAGATGAATTAGCGGGTTGGATCAAAACCATGCGCCAGCTTTGTCCTGACGCCCAGTTTGTTAATTTACAATATGGCGAGTGTGATAAAGAGCTTAGTAAAATCAAGAAAAAAACAGGGGTTGAAATCGTCACCTTGCCTGGACTGGATCTTAAAAATGATTTTATGGGAACGGCTCACGCGATCAAACAGCTGTCTGGGGTGTTTACCGCCGGGACAGCGGTACACAGGCTGACGGTTGCCGTTGGCACACCGTGTTATGTGTTTTTTGCCGGCCATCAGAACAGTGATATGCAAACCCCTGATGCCATGCCAGGCTATGCTGAGTACGCGTTCAGTTACCCGCCTATGCTCAAAGACAAGCAACCTCTGCTTGATGCCATGGCACGCCGTATAGTGAGTGACCTCTGCCCTAAAGGATGA
- the fliD gene encoding flagellar filament capping protein FliD, with product MSVKAAGMGGGMDINAMVTKIVDAERAPKQERIVKRTNEVETDISAFGRLKESLDKLKTQMYDFRRNEGFAARTTSVSNPDALGASATPDAIPGRYQIDVQQLAGAHKLVSPGVDAEASLGSGKLTITMGNRTSVIDVPQGKDSLADIVRAINSDPKNPGVQASLIQDDSGARMVLNGNKTGADNQVEVSVDAQVGSALYQLGFKAGQANNGMAQMQAAQDAKILIDGIASVSSATNTFDNAIEGVSLEVAQTSDKPLSLAVEHDRESVRSTITSFVDNYNAFFRVSQAVSQYDPETQQGGPLVGESVIRTATSRLRNLFSSPIEQAPEGMKTLSELGVTTTMDGRLEVDNKVLDRQLRQNFNALEGFFGGNDGFARQLEQVVGGFTGAGGAISNRESTLSEQKLRLRDDQRELDRRMENLESRTMQRFSAMEEATSQMRSQLQAMQNIMPG from the coding sequence ATGAGTGTTAAGGCAGCAGGCATGGGCGGTGGCATGGATATTAATGCCATGGTCACTAAAATCGTGGATGCTGAACGTGCACCCAAGCAAGAGCGCATTGTCAAACGCACTAATGAGGTTGAAACCGACATCAGTGCGTTTGGCCGCTTAAAAGAATCTCTCGATAAACTCAAAACCCAAATGTACGATTTTCGTCGCAATGAAGGTTTTGCGGCGAGAACCACATCCGTCAGCAATCCAGACGCACTTGGCGCCAGCGCGACGCCAGATGCCATTCCCGGTCGTTATCAAATCGATGTTCAGCAACTCGCGGGTGCACACAAGCTTGTGTCACCGGGCGTTGATGCTGAGGCGTCTTTAGGTAGTGGCAAGCTCACTATCACCATGGGTAATCGCACCAGTGTGATTGATGTTCCCCAAGGCAAAGACAGCTTGGCAGACATCGTGCGGGCGATTAATAGCGATCCGAAAAACCCCGGTGTGCAAGCGTCGCTTATCCAAGATGATAGCGGTGCACGCATGGTGTTGAATGGCAATAAAACGGGGGCGGACAATCAGGTGGAAGTCAGTGTTGATGCGCAAGTGGGCAGTGCGCTTTACCAGTTAGGCTTCAAAGCCGGGCAAGCTAATAACGGCATGGCACAAATGCAAGCCGCACAAGATGCCAAGATACTGATTGATGGTATCGCGTCAGTCTCCAGTGCGACCAACACCTTTGATAATGCCATCGAAGGCGTATCACTGGAAGTGGCGCAAACCAGTGATAAGCCGCTGTCACTCGCCGTTGAGCATGACCGAGAGTCAGTACGTTCGACCATTACGTCGTTCGTGGATAATTACAATGCGTTTTTCCGTGTCTCGCAAGCGGTGAGTCAGTATGACCCCGAGACCCAGCAAGGCGGCCCTTTGGTGGGGGAAAGTGTCATTCGAACGGCAACCAGTCGATTGCGTAACCTTTTCTCGTCACCGATTGAGCAAGCGCCTGAGGGAATGAAAACCCTGAGTGAGCTTGGCGTCACTACCACCATGGACGGTCGTCTAGAAGTCGACAACAAGGTACTTGACCGACAACTGCGTCAAAACTTTAACGCACTGGAAGGCTTTTTTGGTGGCAATGATGGTTTTGCGCGTCAGCTTGAACAAGTGGTTGGCGGCTTTACCGGCGCGGGGGGCGCGATCAGTAATCGTGAAAGCACATTATCAGAGCAAAAACTTCGCCTTCGTGATGACCAGCGAGAACTAGACCGCCGCATGGAAAACTTAGAGTCGCGCACCATGCAGCGCTTTTCTGCGATGGAAGAAGCCACCTCGCAAATGCGTTCACAGTTACAAGCTATGCAAAACATTATGCCGGGTTAA
- a CDS encoding flagellin: MGVTVNTNVSAMTAQRYLNKATDELNNSMERLSSGSRINSAKDDAAGLQISNRLVAQTRGLDVAMRNANDGISIAQTAEGAMQESTNILQRMRDLSLQSANGANGKSERVAIQEEVEALKDELNRIAETTAFGGRRLLNGSFGEASFQIGADAGEAIIMGLSSIRADDFRMGGVEFVGGQPKSAGWEVDGAASTLQLQFTTKDGQNVSMAIAAKAGDDVEELASYINGQSDEMLTASVDEEGQLQIFIEEHKVEGAVTFGGGLATSLGMVSGNGDLVTAADLDVSDVGGAQMAVGVIDSAMRYIDSQRADLGAKQNRLSHTISNLSNIQENVSASNSRIRDTDFARETTAMTKGQILQQAGTSMLAQAKQMPQAALNLLQ; this comes from the coding sequence ATGGGTGTAACAGTTAACACCAACGTGTCTGCGATGACTGCGCAGCGTTACCTGAATAAAGCGACCGATGAGTTGAATAATTCAATGGAACGTCTGTCGTCAGGTAGCCGAATTAACAGTGCTAAAGACGACGCGGCGGGTTTGCAGATCTCTAACCGTTTGGTTGCCCAAACACGAGGCCTTGATGTGGCAATGCGAAACGCCAATGATGGTATTTCTATTGCGCAGACTGCCGAAGGGGCAATGCAGGAATCGACCAACATTTTGCAGCGTATGCGGGATCTTTCCCTCCAGTCTGCAAATGGTGCCAATGGTAAATCTGAGCGTGTCGCTATCCAAGAAGAGGTAGAAGCACTGAAAGATGAGCTTAACCGGATTGCTGAAACCACGGCGTTTGGTGGCCGTCGATTGCTTAATGGCTCGTTTGGTGAAGCCTCGTTCCAAATTGGTGCGGATGCCGGTGAGGCGATCATCATGGGACTATCGAGTATTCGCGCTGATGATTTCCGCATGGGTGGCGTAGAATTTGTTGGTGGTCAACCCAAATCAGCTGGATGGGAAGTGGATGGCGCAGCCTCGACATTACAGCTGCAGTTCACCACCAAAGATGGCCAAAACGTGAGCATGGCCATCGCAGCGAAAGCGGGTGATGATGTTGAAGAGCTGGCCAGTTACATCAATGGTCAGTCTGATGAAATGTTAACCGCCTCAGTCGATGAAGAGGGTCAACTTCAAATCTTTATCGAAGAGCACAAAGTTGAAGGTGCGGTGACCTTTGGTGGCGGGTTGGCGACCTCTTTGGGGATGGTGTCTGGCAATGGTGATTTGGTCACCGCCGCCGACCTTGATGTGTCGGATGTGGGTGGCGCGCAAATGGCCGTTGGGGTCATTGACTCTGCAATGCGCTATATCGATAGCCAACGGGCGGACTTGGGTGCTAAGCAAAACCGACTCAGTCACACCATCAGTAACTTGTCGAATATCCAGGAGAACGTGTCTGCGTCTAACAGCCGGATCCGTGATACCGACTTTGCCCGAGAAACCACGGCAATGACCAAGGGGCAAATCCTGCAACAGGCGGGCACCTCGATGCTGGCGCAAGCGAAACAGATGCCGCAAGCGGCACTAAACCTCCTACAATAA
- the fliS gene encoding flagellar export chaperone FliS encodes MRGSLQAYKKVSVDSQLSAASPHKVIQMLMAGAIERLIQGKAAMAQGDLSVKGERLGKALDIIINLRACLSMDDGGDIADNLDAIYDFMIRQVSTANLENKPEPIDDVIELLREIKSAWDQIPSEYHNMTQATS; translated from the coding sequence ATGAGAGGCTCACTACAGGCCTACAAGAAGGTCTCGGTTGACAGTCAATTAAGCGCTGCGTCGCCTCATAAGGTTATCCAAATGCTGATGGCCGGCGCGATTGAGCGCTTAATTCAAGGCAAAGCTGCCATGGCACAAGGCGACTTATCCGTCAAAGGTGAGCGGTTAGGTAAAGCGTTAGATATCATTATTAATCTACGTGCATGTCTATCAATGGATGATGGCGGCGATATCGCTGATAACTTAGACGCCATCTATGACTTTATGATTCGTCAGGTGAGTACCGCGAATTTGGAAAATAAACCGGAACCCATCGACGATGTGATTGAACTATTAAGAGAGATAAAATCCGCTTGGGACCAGATTCCTTCCGAATACCATAATATGACTCAAGCGACCAGTTAA
- a CDS encoding sigma-54 dependent transcriptional regulator — protein sequence MQDLAKILVIDDDDQFRHDLGVILDFIGERYALHSTADVSDALWEQNWGACFLGHVRSTPLLEKVLEQLATYHHVPVIAIRRHDRELSGLPNYVGELGLPLNYPQLFDALHHCREFAGKQAFSIPQLSGDNTAFHNMVGKSDAIEQVRHLIEQVASTEASVLILGESGTGKEVVARHIHHASSRASGPFVPVNCGAIPGELLESELFGHEKGAFTGAISARKGRFELAEGGTLFLDEIGDMPMPMQVKLLRVLQERTFERVGGNKSIRANVRVVAATHRTLETMIKDGEFREDLYYRLNVFPIEMPALRERIDDIPLLIHELMSRLDVEGNGRIHISPRAINSLMEHEWPGNVRELANLIERLVILYPGQMVDVNHLPAKYRYSDIPEFQPEAYSVEDTEMAERDALTAMFHEPDEPAFEEDMPGFADSPGFTSLPPEGVNLKETLAEVEIDLIKQALEAQSGVVARAADMLSMRRTTLVEKMRKYGLNKEELI from the coding sequence ATGCAAGATTTAGCAAAGATCCTCGTTATCGATGACGATGACCAGTTTCGTCACGATCTCGGCGTGATACTCGACTTTATCGGCGAGCGTTACGCGCTTCACTCGACCGCGGATGTCAGTGATGCACTTTGGGAGCAAAACTGGGGCGCATGTTTTCTTGGCCACGTCCGCTCGACACCGTTACTTGAAAAAGTACTTGAGCAGCTTGCGACCTATCATCACGTGCCTGTGATTGCGATTCGACGCCACGATCGTGAGCTTTCAGGGTTACCCAACTATGTGGGTGAACTTGGGCTACCTTTGAACTATCCGCAATTATTCGATGCACTCCATCACTGTCGCGAATTTGCCGGTAAACAGGCTTTCAGTATTCCACAGTTGTCTGGTGATAATACCGCCTTTCATAACATGGTGGGTAAAAGCGATGCTATCGAACAGGTTCGTCATCTCATTGAGCAGGTCGCGTCTACCGAAGCCAGTGTTTTGATCCTCGGTGAATCTGGTACCGGAAAAGAAGTGGTGGCGCGTCATATTCACCATGCCTCATCACGCGCGTCTGGCCCCTTTGTCCCCGTCAATTGCGGAGCAATTCCAGGCGAGTTGCTAGAAAGCGAACTCTTCGGTCACGAGAAAGGTGCCTTCACGGGGGCGATTTCAGCGCGTAAAGGGCGCTTCGAGCTGGCGGAAGGCGGAACATTATTTTTGGATGAGATCGGCGACATGCCGATGCCGATGCAAGTTAAATTGTTACGTGTGTTGCAAGAACGCACGTTTGAGCGCGTAGGAGGCAACAAAAGCATTCGCGCCAATGTTCGCGTCGTTGCCGCGACCCACCGTACGCTAGAAACCATGATCAAAGACGGTGAGTTTCGAGAAGATTTGTATTATCGGCTCAATGTTTTTCCGATCGAAATGCCAGCGCTGCGCGAGCGAATTGATGATATCCCGCTATTGATTCATGAGCTAATGTCTCGCCTTGATGTGGAAGGTAATGGTCGGATCCATATTTCCCCTCGTGCGATTAATTCGCTGATGGAGCATGAGTGGCCAGGCAATGTTCGCGAGCTGGCGAATCTGATTGAGCGTTTGGTTATCTTGTACCCAGGGCAAATGGTCGATGTGAATCATTTGCCTGCCAAATATCGCTACAGTGATATTCCTGAATTTCAGCCTGAGGCCTATTCGGTTGAAGATACCGAGATGGCCGAACGCGATGCGCTTACCGCGATGTTTCATGAGCCGGATGAGCCCGCTTTCGAGGAGGATATGCCTGGCTTTGCGGATAGTCCCGGCTTCACAAGCTTGCCGCCTGAGGGCGTGAATTTGAAAGAAACCCTCGCCGAGGTTGAGATTGATTTGATAAAGCAAGCGCTAGAGGCGCAGTCTGGTGTGGTTGCTCGGGCGGCTGACATGCTGAGTATGCGGCGAACGACACTGGTAGAAAAGATGCGAAAGTACGGATTGAACAAGGAAGAATTAATCTAG
- a CDS encoding flagellin, which translates to MAITVNTNVPAMTAQRYLNNSTDALNNSMERLSSGSRINSAKDDAAGLQISNRLMAQSSGLGVAVRNANDGISMAQTAEGAMEESSNILQRMRDLSLQSANGANGDSERAAIQEEVVALKDELNRIAETTSFGGAKLLNGTFGTRSFQVGADAGEAVMMEFKNIRADHSEMGGASFTAANAKSAGWTATAGATMAINITNADGTSTSINVTAKGGDDIEEIATYINGQADDKLSASVTEDGELQIVTGAGSDATFTGALATSLAMGTKVDETIKDVDVSSMGGAQKAVGMIDNAMQFIDSHRAELGAKQNRLSHTISNLDNVNENVSASNSRIRDVDFAKETTNLTKSQILQQSGTSILAQAKQAPQAALSLLG; encoded by the coding sequence ATGGCTATTACTGTTAACACTAACGTCCCTGCGATGACGGCTCAGCGTTATTTGAATAATTCAACCGATGCGCTGAACAACTCGATGGAGCGTTTGTCATCCGGTTCTCGCATTAACAGTGCTAAAGACGACGCGGCAGGCCTTCAGATTTCTAACCGTTTGATGGCGCAAAGCAGTGGTTTGGGCGTGGCTGTTCGAAATGCGAACGACGGCATCTCAATGGCGCAAACCGCTGAAGGTGCGATGGAAGAGTCAAGCAACATCTTGCAACGTATGCGTGACTTGTCACTGCAATCAGCTAACGGTGCGAACGGTGACTCTGAACGTGCTGCAATCCAAGAAGAGGTTGTTGCGCTGAAAGACGAACTGAACCGTATTGCAGAAACCACCTCGTTCGGTGGGGCGAAATTGCTTAACGGTACCTTCGGTACCCGCTCTTTCCAAGTGGGGGCAGACGCCGGTGAAGCGGTGATGATGGAGTTTAAAAACATCCGTGCAGACCACAGTGAAATGGGTGGGGCAAGCTTTACAGCGGCTAACGCAAAATCAGCAGGCTGGACGGCGACTGCCGGTGCCACCATGGCAATCAATATCACTAACGCTGACGGCACGTCTACGTCTATCAACGTGACGGCCAAAGGTGGCGACGATATTGAAGAAATCGCGACTTATATCAATGGTCAAGCGGATGATAAATTGAGCGCGTCTGTCACTGAAGATGGCGAGCTACAAATCGTAACCGGTGCTGGGTCTGATGCCACCTTCACGGGCGCGTTGGCAACATCGCTAGCGATGGGTACCAAAGTGGATGAAACCATTAAAGATGTTGATGTTTCGTCTATGGGTGGTGCGCAAAAAGCCGTGGGTATGATTGATAACGCGATGCAGTTTATCGACTCTCACCGTGCGGAATTGGGTGCGAAGCAAAACCGCTTGAGTCACACCATTTCCAACTTGGATAACGTTAATGAAAACGTCTCGGCCTCTAACAGCCGGATCCGTGATGTTGACTTTGCCAAAGAAACAACCAACTTGACCAAGTCACAAATCTTGCAGCAATCTGGTACCTCTATTTTGGCGCAAGCCAAGCAGGCACCACAAGCCGCACTGAGCTTGCTCGGTTAA
- the flgL gene encoding flagellar hook-associated protein FlgL gives MISRIASFHNYQSVSNDIMRQNVKVQDNQEQMATGKRVITSGDDPVSSIYIQNFRQQDEQIDQFIDSITLARNRQTREEIAIDESEQIMDGAKRKVMAMINGSLSVEDRTAHRQDLQGMFDNFMDLVNTKDESGNFLFSGTQTSTQPFYRDSQGNVRYAGDSYFRTAQVAPAVEVPTSDPGDKLFMEIDNPFGDYQPEYDLEDGSLLLMAKAENTNDADTSNYSVSFDVNANGDTTYSLMQDGTEVSAGLYDPQNGVEWNTLKMTFEGEMKPGDTINLERQDSFNIFDSFKKGAALSYADIDDASATAELHQVTEQFAAAFKHLNKARSEVGTRLTTLDRQESMHKDFKLVLNRSLGTMEDLDYTQAAIDMNEDMLALQASQQAFAKTKDLSLFNYI, from the coding sequence ATGATTAGTCGTATTGCCAGCTTTCACAATTACCAGTCTGTCTCCAACGACATTATGCGCCAGAATGTGAAGGTACAGGATAACCAAGAGCAGATGGCGACGGGGAAACGTGTTATTACATCCGGTGATGATCCGGTGTCGTCGATCTACATTCAAAACTTTCGCCAACAAGATGAGCAAATTGACCAATTTATTGACTCGATTACGTTAGCGCGAAACCGGCAAACCCGCGAAGAAATCGCGATTGATGAGTCCGAGCAAATCATGGACGGCGCCAAACGCAAAGTGATGGCGATGATCAACGGCTCATTATCGGTGGAAGATCGCACCGCGCACCGGCAAGACTTGCAAGGGATGTTTGATAATTTTATGGACTTGGTAAACACCAAAGATGAGTCAGGTAACTTTCTGTTTTCCGGTACCCAGACCAGTACACAGCCGTTTTATCGTGATAGTCAAGGCAATGTGCGTTATGCGGGAGATAGTTACTTTCGTACCGCCCAAGTGGCCCCTGCGGTGGAAGTACCGACGTCTGATCCAGGCGATAAACTGTTTATGGAAATTGATAATCCCTTTGGCGACTATCAGCCCGAATATGATCTCGAAGATGGCTCTTTATTGCTGATGGCGAAAGCGGAAAATACCAATGATGCGGATACCTCTAACTATTCGGTTTCCTTTGATGTTAATGCCAATGGCGATACCACCTACTCGTTGATGCAAGATGGCACTGAAGTCAGTGCTGGGCTGTATGACCCGCAAAATGGCGTTGAGTGGAACACGTTGAAAATGACCTTCGAAGGTGAGATGAAGCCAGGCGATACCATCAATTTAGAAAGACAAGACAGCTTCAATATTTTCGATTCGTTTAAAAAGGGTGCCGCGCTATCATATGCCGATATTGATGATGCGTCTGCTACGGCAGAACTCCACCAAGTGACTGAACAGTTTGCGGCGGCCTTCAAGCACTTGAACAAGGCACGCTCAGAGGTCGGCACACGGTTGACCACACTCGATCGACAAGAAAGTATGCACAAAGACTTCAAGTTGGTCCTCAATCGTTCACTGGGCACCATGGAAGACTTGGACTATACCCAAGCGGCCATCGATATGAACGAGGACATGCTCGCGCTGCAAGCCTCTCAGCAGGCCTTTGCCAAAACCAAAGATCTCTCGCTGTTTAATTATATCTAA